The Caldicellulosiruptoraceae bacterium PP1 nucleotide sequence TGTTTTGCTTTTTTGTATGTCCAGATTCATCAATAAAGGTAGAAAATGGTAAAATGACTGGTGTAGATTATGAACACTGTAAAGGATGTGGCGTATGTACAGAAGTATGCCCATTTAAAGCATTTGATTTTGTTGAAGAAAAGAAATAACATAGGAGGGAAAAAAGATGGCAGTTCGTGATAGATTAAGCGGTAATGAAGCAGTTGCTTTTGCTATGAAGCAAATAAATCCTGATGTTGTTGCCGCATTTCCAATAACACCTTCAACCGAAGTTCCACAATACTTCTCTCAATTTGTTGCAAATGGAGAAGTTGATACAGAGTTTGTACCTGTTGAATCTGAACATAGTGCAATGAGTGCTTGTATAGGTGCATCAGCAGCAGGTGCAAGAACAATGACAGCTACATCATCACAAGGTTTAGCTCTTATGTGGGAGATGCTATATATTGCTGCATCTTCAAGACTTCCAATTGTATTAGCATTAATAAACAGAGCATTATCAGGACCAATAAACATTCACAACGATCACTCAGACTCAATGGGTGCAAGAGATAGTGGTTGGATACAAATTTATTGTGAAAATAACCAAGAAGCTTATGATTCATTAATTCAAGCAATAAGGATTGCTGAACACAAAGATGTAATGCTACCTGTAATGGTATGTTATGATGGATTTATAACAAGCCACGCTGTTGAAAATATTGAACTTCTTGAAACAGAAGAAGTAAGAAAATTTGTTGGTGAATACAATCCACCATATTGGCTACTTAATAAACAAGAGCCAGTTGCAATAGGTCCACTTGACTTGCCACCATATTATTTTGAACATAAGAGACAGCAAGCTGAAGCTTTAAAGAATTCTAAGAAGGTTATTCTTGAAGTAGCAGAAGAATTTGCTAAACTAACAGGTAGAAAATATGGATTATTTGAAACATATAAATTAGAAGATGCTGAAGTTGGTATAGTTGTATTAAACTCAACTGCAGGAACTGCAAAGGCAGTTGTTGATGAATATAGAAGCAAGGGTTTAAAAGTTGGTTTACTTAAGCCAAGATTATTTAGGCCATTCCCAGCAGAAGAATATGCTGATGCATTAAAACATCTTAAAGCAGTAGCCATACTTGATAAAGTTGATGGATTTAATGCTGCAGGTGGTCCATTGTTCAATGAATTTACAAGTGCTTTATATTGCAATGGTGCAAATGTAAAGGCTCTAAGCTATATTTACGGCTTAGGTGGTAGAGATGTTACCACAAAAGATATATCAAAAGTTTATGATAGACTTTTAGAAATAGCAAAAACAGGTAATGTTGGCGAAATATATAATTATCTTGGTGTAAGAGAATAAGGAGGTGCGAAGAAATGGCGTACAATATTAAAGAACTTGCAAACAAACCAGAAAGATTAACTGGTGGACATAGAATGTGTGCTGGTTGTGGTGCTCCAGTTGCTGTAAGAGCAATACTTCGTGCATTAAAACCAGAAGACAGAGCTGTTGTAGGTGCAGCTACAGGATGCTTAGAGGTTTCAACATGTATTTATCCATACACTGCATGGAAGGATTCATTTATTCATAGTGCTTTTGAAAATGCAGGTGCAACAGTTTCAGGAGCTGAAGCTGCATATAAAGCATTAAAGAAAAAAGGCAAAGTTTCTGATGAGTTTAAGTTTATCGCATTTGGTGGAGACGGTGGAACATATGATATAGGTCTTCAATCTTTATCAGGTGCTATGGAAAGAGGACACAATATGGTTTATGTATGCTATGATAATGGTGCATATATGAACACTGGTATTCAAAGGTCATCAGCTACTCCACTTTATGCTGATACTACAACTTCACCACAAGGTAAGGTTGTCCCTGGTAAAACTCAATGGAGAAAAGATTTAACAGAAGTTATGGTAGCTCATAATATTCCTTATGTTGCACAAACAGCTTTCATAACACCAAATATGAAGGATTTAATTGAAAAGGCTGAAAAGGCTATATATACAGACGGGCCAGCATTCTTAAATGTTTTAGCTCCATGTCCAAGAGGATGGAGATACGAAACTTCTAAACTTATTGAAATATCAAAATTAGCAGTTGATACATGTTTCTGGCCACTTTATGAAGTTGTAAATGGTCAATATAAATTAACATACAAACCAAAAGAGAAACTTCCTGTTGTTGAATTTTTAAAGGTTCAAGGAAGATTTAGACACTTATTCAAGAAAGGAAATGAACATTTAATTGAACAAATTCAACAAGAAGTTGATAGAAGATGGGAAAAACTTCTTGAACTTTGTGGAGAGAAATAATTAACTTTATTTACTAAAGGATTCTTTGAAATGGTTCAAAGAATCCTTTATTTTTTATAATGATTTTTTTTAAATGTAATGGTAAAATAGATAAATAATAATAGTTTGAGGTGAAATTATTGAAGGTAATTTATTTAGGTCCTGAAGGATCTTATAGTAATATTGCTGCAAAAAAGATTAGTAAAGACATATACCCTTTTGATACAATAGATGATATTTTCGATGAAGTTGAAAAAAATCAAGATGTTTTAGGCGTTGTACCGGTTGAAAATTCCATTGAAGGGAGCGTTTCTGTAACATTAGATTTGCTTTTACAAAAAAATGTATACATTATTAAAGAGATTATTCTTGATATTAAACATTATCTTTGTTATAAAATTAACAAGAAAATATCTTCAATTGCATCACATCCGCAGGCACTTTCTCAATGCCATGAATATCTTAGAAATAATTTTGAAAATGCAAAAATAATATCTGCACAAAGCACTTCACATGCAGCTAAGTTATGCTTTGAAGGATATGTTGATGCTGCCATTTGTTCTTATGAAGCATCAAAAATATATAATTTAGATATTTTTTATGGTCCTATAAACAATAACAATATGACACGCTTTTTTGTAATACATAATAAACCACTTTTTGAAAAAAGGCATAATAATAAAACAAGTTTAATTTTCTCTACATATAACAAACCTGGTAGTTTATATAAAATATTAGCGATATTTGATTTGTGGGATATAAATCTCACTAAAATAGAATCAAGGCCATCGAAAAAAGAACTTGGGCAGTATATATTTTATATAGATGTAGAAGGATTTTATGATGATGAAAATATTTCAGAAGCACTTAAAATTATAAAAAGGAAAACTACTTTTTATAAGTTTCTTGGTTCATATGATATAGAAAAATGATAAAGAAGGTGAAAGACTGTGCATGATAAATCAAAAGAACTTATTAAATCTGATTCTAAACTGTATGCTTTAATAATATTCACATTTTCTATTATTATTATTTTATATGATAAGACTATTGGACTTATATGCTTAGCAATTGTGTTGTTTTATTTTATATATAATTATAGATCAAATATAAAGCAAAGAAAAAGGCTTATGGAATACATAGAAAATTTAACATTAAATATTGATAATGCTAGTAAAGATACACTACTAAAATTCCCTTTACCTATGATGATAACTGAATATACTGGTGAAATAGTTTGGTATAATAATAAACTTTCTGAACTGATTGGAAATCAAAAATTGTTAGGTAAAAACTATATTGATTATTTACCAGCTCTATATGATGCAGTAAAAAACAATCAAAATAAGGCAAAATCTGTTGAATTTATGAATAATTATTTTGATGTTTTTATTTCTTTAGTTGAAATAGAAGGATCAAAAAATGAAAAAAGATATTTAAACCTTTTTTATTTTGTTGATATATCTGAACAACATAAATTATTAGAGAATTTAAATAATACAAATGTAGTCTTTGGGTATTTGCAAATTGATAATTATGATGATGTAATGAACTCTTCTCCAGAGGTATCAAGATCAAATATAGCATCGGAAATAGAAAGAAAGGTATTTGACTGGTTTTACCATCAAATTAAAACTGATATATTTATCACAAAATATGAAAAGGACAAGTATTTATTTGTGACAAATTATGAATCATTAGAAAGAATGAAAGAAAAAAGATTTAATATTTTAGATCAACTTAAAGAGATTAATATTTATAATAGAATTATTCCTACACTTAGTTGTGGGATTGGAATAAGGCAAACATCTATTTATCAATCATATAAAGATGCTAAGACAGCATTGGATATGGCGTTAAGCCGAGGAGGAGACCAAGTAGTTATCTATTCTAATAATAATTATGAATTTTATGGTGGGAAGTCAAAAGAAATTGAAAAGAGATCAAAAGTAAGATCAAGAGTTATGGCTCAAACACTTAAAGAGATAATAAAGCATTCTGATCGAATTTTTATTATTGGACATCAGTTTTTTGATTTTGATTGTTTAGGTTCAGCAATCGGTGTTATAATTCTTGCTCATAAATTAGGTAAAGAGGCATATATTGCAACAAGTATAATTAATCCTTCCATTGAACCTTATATTGAAAGTTTAAAACAAAATGAGAAATATCATGATGTATTTATAAATCAAGCAGAACTTTTAAAGAAAAAATCAGAAAATTCTGTTCTTTTTGTTGTTGATACTCAAAGGCCAAGTTATTTAGATATAATTGATTCTATTGATTTATTTAATAAAATAGTAGTTATAGATCATCATAGAAGAGCAACAGATTGGATCGAAAATGCACTTATTAATTATTCAGAAACATATGCTTCTTCAACATCAGAGCTTATATCTGAGATTTTAAATTACGAAGGCATAAGAATTTCGAAACTAGAAGCAGAAATACTTATGGCAGGAATATATATTGATACAAAAGGATTTACAAAAAATACTGGTGTCAGAACATTTGAGGTTATTACCTACTTAAGAGAAAATAATGCTGATCCATTAGTTGTTAAAGAATTTTTTAAAGAAGATTTTGATACCTTCATTAAGAAAAAAAAGTTAATTGAAAATACACATATTATTTTTGGCAACATTGCAATTGTTGCAGATTATTCACATATATGCACTGATAATGTTATAATAGCTAAGGTAGCTGATGAAGTTTTAAATATTAAAGGTATAGATGCCTCATTTGTTATATGTCAAGTTGATGATGGGGTTGTTATTAGTGGCCGTTCAAATGGGAAAATTAATGTTCAGTTAATTCTTGAAAAACTTGGTGGTGGAGGACATCTTGATACTGCAGGTGCACAGATAATAAACATAAATATCGATGATGCAGTAATTATGTTAACAGATGCAATAAATAGTTATTTAAACGAAAACCAATAAAAAGAAAGGGGAATTTCAATGAAGGTTGTTTTACTTCAAGATATTAAAGGCGTTGGGAAAAAGGACGAAATTATTGAGGTAAGTGATGGCTATGCGAGAAATTATTTATTTCCTAAAAAATTAGCAATAGAAGCTACTGAAGGTGTTCAATCACATATTAAAGGAAAAAAAGAAGCAGAGCAAAAGAAGAAAGAAAAGGAACTGCAAAAAGCTCAAGAACTTGCAAAAAGGATTGAAGAGATTAGCTTAATACTTAAAGTAAAGTCAGGTGAAAGTGGAAAACTTTTTGGGTCTATAACTAATAAAGAGATAGCAGAAGAATTGAAAAAGCAGTTTAAGATTGATATAGATAGGAAAAAAATAGAAATTGATAATCCTATAAAAATAGTTGGAAATTACACAGTGGAAGTAAAAGTATATCCAACAGTTGTTGCAAAATTAAAGGTAAATGTAACAGCTTTATAAGCTTAGGAAGTGAATAAGAATATGGAAAACCTGGAAAACACAAATTTATTACCTGTAAATAATGATGCAGAAGAAGCTGTTATTGGATCAATGTTATTAGATAAGGAAGTTATTTCATATGTTAGTGAAATATTAGAAGAAGATGATTTTTATAATGCTCATCTTAAGGAAATATATGCAAGTATTATTGATCTATTTGAACAAGGTAAACCTGTTGATCCTATAACTGTTTCTGAAAGGCTGAAGGAACGAGGTAGTTATGATAGCATCGGTGGAATGGATTATTTATCGAATTTGATAATAAAAATACCTACGACTGCTAATGTTACATATTATGCAAGTATTGTAGAGGAAAAGTCATTACTTAGAAAATTAATTAATGCATCATATAAAATTATTGAGCAATGTAATAGCCAAACAGAAAGAATAGAAGATATTGTTGAATTTGCTGAAAAAACAATATTTAATGTTATACAAAATAAAAATTCAAAGGATTTTTCACACTTAAAAGAAATACTAATTGATACCTATAATAAAATTGAAGAATTATATATCAAAAAAGCACACATTATTGGTGTTCCAACTGGTTTTTCCGAGCTTGATAAAATAACTGCTGGTCTTCAACCTTCAGACCTTATTTTATTAGCTGCAAGACCATCAATGGGGAAGACAAGTTTTGCTCTAAATATTGTTGAGCATGCAGCATTAAAAGCAAATATTCCAGTTGCTATATTTAGCCTTGAAATGTCGAAAGAGCAGTTAGTAACAAGAATGGTTTGTTCAGAAGGACTGATTGATAGCCATAAATTAAGGACCGGAAATCTTGAAGATGAGGAATGGAAGAGATTTGCAAAAGCAATTGCATTACTTGCAAATGCACCAATTTATATTGATGATACACCTGCAATATCAATATCAGAAATGAGAGCAAAATGCCGAAGACTTAAACTAAAAGAAAAAGGATTAGGACTTGTAATGGTTGATTATCTACAATTAATGCAAGCAAGGGGCAGATTTGATAGCAAACAGCAGGAGATTGCAGAAATATCTCGTTCACTAAAGGCTTTAGCAAGAGAATTAAATGTTCCAGTTCTTGCTTTATCTCAGCTTTCAAGAGCCCCTGAAATGAGAGCTGACCATAGGCCTATATTAGCTGATTTAAGAGAAAGTGGGGCTATTGAACAGGACGCTGATATAGTTGCATTTTTGTATAGGGATGAATATTACAATAAGGACACTGACAAAAAGCATATTGCGGAACTTATAATTGCAAAACATAGGAATGGACCTACTGGAACAGTGGAATTATTATTCTTAGATAAACATACTAAATTCAGAGATTTAGAAATGAATAAAAATTAATGAGGTGAAATTATGGCTGTAATAACCAATATTAATCTTTGGGAAGAAGGCCAAAAGAAGATTGAATGGGCAAAGAAACATATGCCAATTTTAAATACTATTGTAGAGCAATATCAAGAAGAAAAACCACTTAAAGATTTAAACGTTGCTTTATCTGTGCACTTAGAAGCAAAAACTGCATATCTTTGTTTATGTTTATCAAAATTAGGAGCTAATATGTTTGTTACAGGGTCTAACCCATTATCAACACAAGATGAGATTGCTGCAGCATTAGTGAAAAACGGGTTAAATGTTTATGCAAAGCATGGAGTTTCAAATGATGAATACTTTGAACATTTAATGATGACACTCGATAATGATATAGACTTAATAATAGATGATGGTGGAGACTTAGCATATTTATTGCACACCAAATTGTTGGATAAAGCTAAAAAGATTATTGGCGGTTGTGAAGAGACAACAACAGGAGTAATAAGACTTAAATCACTTGAAAAAGAGGGAAAATTGCTATTTCCAATGATAGCTGTCAATGATGCATATACTAAACATATGTTTGATAATAGATATGGAACTGGACAATCAACGTGGGATTCTATATTAAGGAATACAAATCTCATAATAGCAGGTAAATATGTTGTTGTTGCAGGTTATGGATGGTGTGGTAAAGGAATTGCTAAAAAAGCACAAGGTCTTGGTGCAAAAATTATAATTACAGAGGTTGATCCAATAAAAGCATTAGAAGCATATATGGATGGATTTGAAGTTATGACAATGGATAAAGCAGCTAAATTAGGTGATATATTTATCACTGCAACAGGTTGCAAAGATATAATTATTGATAAACATTTTTATGACATGAAAGATGGAGCTATTCTTTGCAATGCAGGGCATTTTAATGTTGAAATTAATATGGCTAAATTAGAAGAAATTGCAGAAGGTAAGTATAATGTTAGAAAAAATATTGATGCGTATAAAGTGAATGGAAAAGAGATATATGTAATAGGAGAAGGAAGGCTTGTGAACCTTGCAGCAGCTGATGGGCATCCAGTAGAAATTATGGATATGTCTTTTGGATTACAGATGTTATCAGCAATATATGTTAAAGAAAATAAAGATAATTTAGAAAACAAAGTATATAATGTTCCAGAACACATAGACAAAAAAATAGCTCGCATAAAATTAAAAAGTTTAGGTATAGAGATTGATAAACTTACAGATGAACAAAAAGAGTATTTAGAAAGCTGGGAGGTTTAATATTGAAATTATTATTGAAAAATCCTGTTATAATCGGATATGATGAAAATTTTAAGGATTTTTATAGATCTGATATTTTAATAGTCAATGATAAAATAGAAAAAGTTTACCCTAATATAGAAATTCATGATGCTGATATTGTTATTGATGCAGAAAAATATATAGCAATACCTGGTTTAGTAAATGCACATACGCATTGTGGTCAGACTGTATTAAGGTCTTATGCTGATGATTTGCCTTTTAATGAATGGCTTTTTGATAGGGTATTTCCTTTAGAATCGAAACTTAATCAGCAGATAGTGTATTATTCATCATTACTTGGAATAGCTGAAATGATAAAATCAGGGACAACACTCTTTTTTGATATGTATTTTTATGAGGATATGACTGCAAAAGCAGTTTCTGAGACAGGTATAAGAGCTGTTCTTTCAAGGGGATTGCAAACTGATGAAAATGAACATAAAAGGATAGAAGAAACTCTTAAACTGATACAAGATTATTCATCTGATAGAATCAAAATATTTTTTGGCCCTCATTCAATATATACTTGTTCAACTGAACTTTTGGAAAATGTATCTAAACTTGCATTTGATTATAATACTGGTATAATGATACATGTTAGTGAAAGTGAAAATGAAGTAAATGAATGTTTTGAAAGACATGACTGTTCGCCTGTTAAATACTTAAGTGATTTAGGAATTTTTGATAGCCCAACAGTAGCAGCCCACTGTGTTTATGTTGATAATGATGATATTGATATACTAAATAGAAAATGTGTAACAGTTGCATACAATCCCACCAGTAACTTAAAATTAGGAAATGGTTTTGCTCCTATATATAGCATGATTCAATCTGGTATAAATGTTGCAATTGGAACTGATTCGGCTGCAAGTAATAATAATTTAAATATGATTGAGGAAATGCATATAGCTTCATTACTTGAAAAAGGTTTATATAAATTACCCAATATTATGAATGCTTCACAAATATTAAAAATGGCAACATTTAATGGTGCATATGCATCTTTATTTGAAAATATTGGCCTTATTAAAGAGGGTTACAAAGCAGACATTGTATTAATTGATAATGAAAGTTTAAATATGATGCCAAATTTCAATCCAATATCAAATATTGTATATAGTGCTAATCCAGAAAATATAAAAACAGTAATATGTAATGGAAAAATACTTTATAAAGATGGTAAATTGACTACAATTGATGAAGAAGGGCTTAAAAAAGAAATTAAAGATATAATGAAGTATTTGAATGAATAAGTTTTTTTAGTTGAAAGGAATGATAATAATTTGCAGTTTAGAAAGGCAACAAAAACAGCATTACAACTTTTTTTAGTAACAGCTCTAACAAAATTAATTGGATTTGTAAGAGAAATGGCACTTGGTGCAAGGTTTGGAACTGGTGTTAAAACAGATTCCTTGCAGCTTGCATTAATGTTTCCAAATGTTTTGTTTGTTACTATTTTAGCTGCATTTTCAACATCCTTTATACCTTTTTATACAGAAATAAAAGAAAATAAAGGTGAAGAAGAGGGGCTAAAATTTACAAATAATGTTATAAATACCTTGATGTTTTTTGCAATTATTGTTTCAATTTTAGGAACAATTTTTTCTAAAGAATTACTGTATTTTTTTACTAAGAATATTATTGCAAAAGACTATAGCAATGATTTAATTATTTTTGCTTCTACAATATTGAAGATTACCTTCTTCATGATAATATTCACAAGTTCTTCTAATATATTACAAGGTTTTATGCAAGCAAATGGAAACTTTAATAAGCCTGTATTATCCAGTATCCCATTTAACTTAGGGATATTCCTAACTATTTTTTTATCTTATTTTTCTATATTTAAGAGAATTGATATCTACTTAGTAGGTTTTGGATTTGTATTTGGTTATTTTTTAAGCTTTGTTTACCAATACTATAATGCAAAAAAGTTAGGATTTAGATTTTATCCTACTTTTAGTTTTAGAGATGAAAATTTAAAAAAAGTTGTTATTTTTGCTGCTCCTGTTTTTATTAGCAGTGCTATGTCACAATTATATGTTTTTGTTGATAGATATTTATTAGGAAGTCTTGGTGAAGGTAGAATATCTGCAGTAAATTTCGCTAGTAAATTTAATGATATGATTGTTGGGGCCTTTTCTTCAACAATAGCTATTATTGCTTTTTCTACGCTATCGAACTATTTGGCTAAAAAAGATATGGATAACTTTAAAAGGTTTTTTGTTTCATCTGTAAATGTGATTATCCTGTTGATGATTCCTTTTTCAATTGGTGGTATGATTTTGAATCATGAATTAGTGAGAATAGTATATGAAAGAGGACACTTTACTCGACATTCAACATTGATGACTGCTGGCCCATTTTTCTTTTATTCTTTTGGATTTTTAGGTCTTGGTTTAAGAGATATATTAAATAGGACACTTTACTCATTGCATGATTCAAAGACTGCTGTAAGAAATGGTGTTATTGCAATAATTTTAAATATAACCTTTGATATCATTTTTATAAATAGATTCGGTCATATAGGAGCTGCTATGGGCTTTTCATTTGCAAATTATATAGCAACCTTCTTATTAATGTTTTCCCTCAGAAAAAAATTAGGACCAATTGGTTGGAGAAGGATAGTAAATGTTTTTATAAAATCGGTTTTAGCAGGAATTATTATGGGGATAGTTATATATATATTTAAATTTAATTTTATAAATCTTGATATGCGTTTTTCAAAAATAACTTTGATTACTTTAATTTGTATATTGTTAGGAGCCTCAGTGTATTCTTTTATAATATATTTATTCAGAGTTGAAGAGGCAAGATGGCTTATTAAAATAACCCGTGAAAAATTTGGTATATGAGGAGGCAATATTGATGGATTTAATGCATCAATTCAAAGTATTTAAAAAAGGAGCACATGAAATAATATCTGAGGAAGAATTATTAAATAAATTAAAAGAGGATAGACCTCTCAATATTAAATTAGGTCTTGATCCTAATGTGCCCGATGTTCACTTAGGTCATGCTGTTGTCTTAAGAAAACTTAAGCAATTACAAGATCTTGGACACAATATTATATTGATTCTTGGAGATTTTACTGCTATGATTGGGGATCCAACAGGAAAGAGTGAAACACGTAAACAACTTACAAAAGATCAAGTTAGATCTAATGCAGAACCATTCAAAGAACAGATTTTAAAAATACTTGATCCTCAAAAAACAACAATAAGATTTAATAGTGAATGGTTAGAACCAATGAATTTTTTAGATGTTATTAATCTTACATCAAAGTATACTGTTGCAAGGATGCTTGAGAGAGAGACATTTAAACAGAGAATGGAGAAAAATCTTCCACTATCAATACATGAATTTTTCTATCCACTAATGCAGGGATATGATTCTGTTGCCATTGATGCTGATGTTGAATTAGGGGCAACTGAACAAAAATTCAATATACTAATGGGAAGAACATTACAGAAAGAATATGGATGTAAGAGAATACAAGTTGCATTACTTATGCCAATACTTGTAGGAACAGATGGTATAAATAAGATGAGCAAGAGTTTAGGTAACTATATTGGCATTAATGAAGCACCAGAAATAATGTATGGAAAAGTTATGTCTATTCCTGATGAAGTAATGATTTCTTATTATGAATTAACTACTGATATTGAACCTGAAGAAATAGAAGAAATATCAGCAAAATTAAAAGAAGGAACTCTTCATCCCCGTGATGCCAAGATGAGATTAGCTTTTGAAGTTGTTAAACTATATCATGGAGAGGAAAAAGCAAAGTTTGCACAAGATGAATTTGTTAAAGTATTCCAGAAAAAAGATATTCCAGACAACATACCTGAAGTAATTGTGAGTAAACTAGAATCAAATGTATGGTTACCAAGGTTTTTAAACCAGAATAAATTGTGTAGTTCGACTAGCGAAGGAGTAAGGCTTATCAAAAGTGGAGCTGTAAAAATTAATTCTCAAAAGGTAGAAAATCAAGATTATACTTTTTCAAATGGTGATGTAATTCAAGTAGGAAAGTTAAAATTTATTAAAGTTATTGTAGAATAAATAGGGGCTTTTATGCCCCTTATTTTAATATTTGTTTTAATTCATCAAGTGATATCTCGTGTTTTAAACTATTAACATTTTTCGAAGCTATTGCACGACTTGAGTAAAAATCTATTTCATCTTCAGTTAATTTAGGCTTTACATTAGGATAAAACATTGAGACATAATTATTGAAATCCTCAATATATTTAAAATCAAGATATTTTAAAACCTCATTTACATCATTAGGAATATATTTTGACTCAAGATACAGAAAATTTGATAATAAAATAGCGTTAGCCCTTCCATGAGGTATACCATGAAAATATGTATAATTGTATCCTAAAGGATGAACAACTAACGTTCCAGTGTGAGCAATAACAATACCTCCAATAAGGGAAATATAAGCTAAATTTTCAAGGGTGCTCATATTAATTCTCTTATTAATTAAATGCTCTTTTATTTCAGAATATAATAAAAGACCTTTGGAAGCAAAGTTATATATTAAAGTATTATTTCTGTTCGATAAAAATCCTTCAATTATATGAGACAATGCATCAAAAGAGGTGTCAACAAGTATTTCATAAGGTAGAGTTTCTAAATATTTATAATCAATAAATGCAAATTTAGAGAAAATAAGTTCTGATGAAAAGCTCTTTTTATTTTGGATATTATGCAATGTTAAAATTGAGTATTGTGTTACCTCACTTCCTGTTCCACATGTTGTTGGAACTGATATTATTGGTAAACATTTTTCTATTTTTCCTTCAAATAAAAAACTGCTATTTTTATCACTATTTGCAGCTAAAACAGCTATTGCTTTGGCTGCATCTAAAGGGGACCCACCACCTATCCCAATTACAAAATCAGCCTTATTTTCAATTGCCATTCGGCTTACATGCTCTATTTGTTCGGTTGAAGGATTTTGTTCTATTGAACTATATATATAATAATCTATTTGATTTTTTTTAAGAGCTGTTATAACGTCATTTATTGCGTTGTTTTTGAAAGAAGAAGGAGATGTCACAATAAATGCCTTTTTACCAAGTTTGAAATATTGGTGATTTTCTGATATACAATTTAGACCAAAGAATATCTTTGTAGGCATAAAATATGTATACAAATTAAATTCTCCTTTCGCTTTTCTATATGATAATTATATCACTATTAAATAGATATGTATAATTTATTAATAAAGATAAAAAATAAAAATAGTTATGATTATATTTGGAGGTAACAAAATGGGTGCATCAAAAGAACAAATGAGAGCTGTTGCTAAACTTTGTCCAGAGTTTAATAGCGGTGGTTATGCTCATAGAGGAAATCCATCTTGTGAAGTTTGTGTTCACTGGGATGGGAAGAAATGTACAATTAATTATTTTGATAATGTATTAACAAGTATGGATCAAACTTAATTTATAAAAACTTGATTTTTTCAATTTATTTAATATAATAATATTGTAGGGCAAGAGAAATTGAGAGCCTGCAGATAGAAAGGTCTATTTGCAGGCTTTTTTATTTTACTAAAAGGTGGTAATGATGGATGCTATTAGA carries:
- the pheA gene encoding prephenate dehydratase, with the protein product MKVIYLGPEGSYSNIAAKKISKDIYPFDTIDDIFDEVEKNQDVLGVVPVENSIEGSVSVTLDLLLQKNVYIIKEIILDIKHYLCYKINKKISSIASHPQALSQCHEYLRNNFENAKIISAQSTSHAAKLCFEGYVDAAICSYEASKIYNLDIFYGPINNNNMTRFFVIHNKPLFEKRHNNKTSLIFSTYNKPGSLYKILAIFDLWDINLTKIESRPSKKELGQYIFYIDVEGFYDDENISEALKIIKRKTTFYKFLGSYDIEK
- a CDS encoding DHH family phosphoesterase: MHDKSKELIKSDSKLYALIIFTFSIIIILYDKTIGLICLAIVLFYFIYNYRSNIKQRKRLMEYIENLTLNIDNASKDTLLKFPLPMMITEYTGEIVWYNNKLSELIGNQKLLGKNYIDYLPALYDAVKNNQNKAKSVEFMNNYFDVFISLVEIEGSKNEKRYLNLFYFVDISEQHKLLENLNNTNVVFGYLQIDNYDDVMNSSPEVSRSNIASEIERKVFDWFYHQIKTDIFITKYEKDKYLFVTNYESLERMKEKRFNILDQLKEINIYNRIIPTLSCGIGIRQTSIYQSYKDAKTALDMALSRGGDQVVIYSNNNYEFYGGKSKEIEKRSKVRSRVMAQTLKEIIKHSDRIFIIGHQFFDFDCLGSAIGVIILAHKLGKEAYIATSIINPSIEPYIESLKQNEKYHDVFINQAELLKKKSENSVLFVVDTQRPSYLDIIDSIDLFNKIVVIDHHRRATDWIENALINYSETYASSTSELISEILNYEGIRISKLEAEILMAGIYIDTKGFTKNTGVRTFEVITYLRENNADPLVVKEFFKEDFDTFIKKKKLIENTHIIFGNIAIVADYSHICTDNVIIAKVADEVLNIKGIDASFVICQVDDGVVISGRSNGKINVQLILEKLGGGGHLDTAGAQIININIDDAVIMLTDAINSYLNENQ
- a CDS encoding 4Fe-4S binding protein, with the translated sequence MKKFNIPEDVSWKEISPGGVITETGNADDFKTGDWRSMRPVWHEDKCKHCMFCFFVCPDSSIKVENGKMTGVDYEHCKGCGVCTEVCPFKAFDFVEEKK
- the porA gene encoding pyruvate ferredoxin oxidoreductase → MAVRDRLSGNEAVAFAMKQINPDVVAAFPITPSTEVPQYFSQFVANGEVDTEFVPVESEHSAMSACIGASAAGARTMTATSSQGLALMWEMLYIAASSRLPIVLALINRALSGPINIHNDHSDSMGARDSGWIQIYCENNQEAYDSLIQAIRIAEHKDVMLPVMVCYDGFITSHAVENIELLETEEVRKFVGEYNPPYWLLNKQEPVAIGPLDLPPYYFEHKRQQAEALKNSKKVILEVAEEFAKLTGRKYGLFETYKLEDAEVGIVVLNSTAGTAKAVVDEYRSKGLKVGLLKPRLFRPFPAEEYADALKHLKAVAILDKVDGFNAAGGPLFNEFTSALYCNGANVKALSYIYGLGGRDVTTKDISKVYDRLLEIAKTGNVGEIYNYLGVRE
- a CDS encoding thiamine pyrophosphate-dependent enzyme, giving the protein MAYNIKELANKPERLTGGHRMCAGCGAPVAVRAILRALKPEDRAVVGAATGCLEVSTCIYPYTAWKDSFIHSAFENAGATVSGAEAAYKALKKKGKVSDEFKFIAFGGDGGTYDIGLQSLSGAMERGHNMVYVCYDNGAYMNTGIQRSSATPLYADTTTSPQGKVVPGKTQWRKDLTEVMVAHNIPYVAQTAFITPNMKDLIEKAEKAIYTDGPAFLNVLAPCPRGWRYETSKLIEISKLAVDTCFWPLYEVVNGQYKLTYKPKEKLPVVEFLKVQGRFRHLFKKGNEHLIEQIQQEVDRRWEKLLELCGEK
- the rplI gene encoding 50S ribosomal protein L9, which translates into the protein MKVVLLQDIKGVGKKDEIIEVSDGYARNYLFPKKLAIEATEGVQSHIKGKKEAEQKKKEKELQKAQELAKRIEEISLILKVKSGESGKLFGSITNKEIAEELKKQFKIDIDRKKIEIDNPIKIVGNYTVEVKVYPTVVAKLKVNVTAL